CGACACCGGGCGGCGCGAACGACCGAACGACCGGACGACTCCTGTCCGCTCGCGTCATCGAAGAAGCGCGCACCCATCGTTTGGTCGTACACCCCGAGACCGGCCTACTCCTCGAGGTGGACGGCGCGCTCGTGAAGGAGTTCGTGGGCGGCGACATGACCATCACGGCCCGCGTCCCGGGCGGGTCTGCGAAGGACCCCGCCGCGACGGCGCGCCTCTTGAGCGTCCTCGAGAAGCACGAACTGAGGCACATCACCCACCGCCTCACGCGCGGGACTTGGGGCCCGCTGCTCGGCGCCGCATCGGCAGCCACTGCTGTAGTCTTTCTCCTACGGACCATCACATCGGATGGAGACCCTGAACCCCACGTTGTGGTCGCGGTCGTCACGGTCTGCGTGCTCCTGCTCATCGCTGCGGCGGTCGACCGGTGGTACCGGCGCCGGCGCCGCGCGACGCTCCAACGCGACGGCGAAGCGGGCCTTCACCGCACGGACGACCGCTGGCTGCTGCCCGAGTCGGGTATCTGCTGGGAGGAGAACGGCCGGCCCGGCCCGCTTCGACTCGTCGGTGGAGGCCTGGGCAGTGAAGCGGACGGTCGGACACGACCAGTGATGTTCTAGTGGCCCCAGCCTGCCCGCCGCGCCGCCCTCACGGCGTCGAGACGAGCACGCCTTCGTGCGGAAGTGCGACAGCGAACACTCCGCCACGTCGCCTGCAGAGAGCGCGGGCCATCGCATCGGTGTCGGCCCACATCGGCTTTGTGGCGCCCCGAGCACGGCCTGCTACGGCTCGGCAATGCGCTACCCAGACCTCATCTTCGATCTGGACGACACGCTGATCGACTCCTTCGCACCCTACGTGGCGGCCCACCAGCGCGTGGCGGAGGAGCTTCGCATGCGCGTGCCCTCACGCGACGAGCTGGTGGTGTACCTGGACACGTGGGAGCGCACGCTCGAGCGCATGTGGCCCGACACGGACCTCGACCCGTTCATGACTCGCTACGCGGAGCTCACGCACGAGTACGAGTACCCGCCCATCGCGGGGGTGCTGGATTCGCTCGGGCAGCTGCGCGAGCGCGGACACCGCCTGTGGATCGTCACCAAGCGCTCACGCCGGCTGCTCGCGCTGCGCATGCAGCAGGCGGGGCTCGCCGCCGAGCACTTTCACGGCATCTTCACCTTCGAGGACCAGCCCGTGACCAAGCCCGACCCGCGCTGCTTCGAGCCGGTCTGGCAGGCCGGCGCGCGCCCCGAGCAGAGCCTCTACGTGGGCGACCGGGTGGACGACCAGCTCGCCGCCTCCTCGGCTGGGGTGGTGTTCGTGGCCGTGGCTACCGGACCCGAGGGAGCCGTCGCGTGGGAGCGCATCGTGCCCGCGAGCCATCGCCTCGAGAGCGCGGCCGAGCTGCCCGCGTGGTTGGCCGAGCACGGCTGAAGGCACCGCGCGGTGAGTTCTCGGTGGCGCATGGCGGTCTCCTTCGTCGGAGGGCGCGGCCACGGGTGCTACGCTGTCTTCCGTGACGCCTCGACGCCTCCACGCCTCCACGCGGATCCCCCTCACCGCGAATCTACTGCTCGTCGTCTTCCTCGCGGTGGGCTGTGGACCGGGGCACCGGCACACAGACGACGGCGGCACGAACACCGACACAGGGACGGTCACGGACGCCGGCCCGAACACGCGCGTCTTCACGTTCGAGGACCACGGCTTCGTGAACCCCTTCACCGGCGGGGTCGCGTGGGAGACGACCGAGAACGCCGACGTGCTCGCCATGGAGTGGGCTTTCGTGGGGCTCTCGGATGTGTATGCCACGTGCTCCGCTTCGCCGGACTGGACGCAGGTGGACGCCTTCCTCGCGAACGTGGCTGCGCGCGGGCATCAGGCCATCCTGCGCCCGGTGGTCTTCGGACCCGGCTACGGCGCCGGGAGCTTCGCGCCCTCGGACCTGGCCACCAGCGACTTCAGCTACGACGGCGACACGTACGAGAACCCGCGCTGGGACCTGACCGCCGTGCAGGACTGCATCCTGCAGTTCATCGACGCCTTCGCCGCGCGTTACCGAGATGACCTGCGGGTGGCCTACATCCAGATGGGCCTGGTTGGCCTGTGGGGCGAGCACCACCTGGATGGAGGCCCGTACACGGCCGCGAGCTTCCCGTCGAACGCCTTCCAGAAGACCATGATCGAGCACTACCTGGACGGCTTCGGGACCAGCTCGTCGGACCTGCTCTGCTCCGTGTCACTCGACGCCGCGCAGAGCCACGGCTTCTTCGGGTCGGCGGATGCGTCCCTCGACACGGCGCGCGTGGGCTTCTTCGACGACACGCTGCTCGAGGCCAACCACAGCAGCCCGAGCAACTGGCGGCAAGAGGCTGCGCCGGCCAGGCAGCTCTCGCTCCACCGGCGACACGGGTGGGGAGGCGAGGCCTTCTGGAGCGGGTGCAACAGCAACGGCTCCTGGGCCACGCCCCCGCACGACTGCGGCAACGGAGAAGGGCTCGGGGCGCAGGCCGCGCGCCTGGGCCTCGACTACATGCTGGGCTCGAACGCCTACGACGGAAGCATCGGCCGCGCAGCCCTGCTCACGGCCTCGCAGCTCATGGGCTACAAGTTCACCGCGACCACCGTGACTCGGCTCGGCACCGGTGACCTGGCCGTCACCGTCGAGAACACCGGCGTGGCCTACTGCCCCTACGAGGTGCAGGTCTGCACGCCCCAGGGCTGCGCGGGGGACCTCTCGACGCTCGCGCCGGGGGCGAGCGTGGTCGTGACGGTGCCCGCGTCGAGCTCGGCCTCGCAGGTGCTGTCGCTCGCATCGCCGCGCCTCGCGCCGAGCAGCTCCCAGAAGATCCGCTGGAGCAACGCGCAGGCCGACCCCGGTGCCGCCACGCTCAGCGTCACTTTTGATGGGCCGTAGGGGCATGCCCTTGTTCGACATCCAACCACTGCTCAGCGAGCACACGTTCAAAGCGCGGGCGCAGCGCGGGCCGTGGCGCGCGGGGTGGGTGCTGGTCGCCCTGCTCGGGTGCGCCCCGAGCTGCGTGCCAGCCACGACGGAGCCGACTACGGTGGAGCCGCAGTCGCCCGCGGCCGAGGCCGAGACCCCGCCGGGCGGGCGGAACCAGCGTGCGACGTCCGCGTCGACGCGGTGCTCTCCTCCGAGGCTTTCCGCGGCTACCGGTCCACACCAGCCACCCGAGCCGCCGTCGACGCGCTGTCGCCCGAGCACTACGAGCAGTGGGTCGCGGAGTCCCACGGGGCCAGCTACCTGCTCTGCACCTACCGCGTGATCGTGGAGGGCCGCGCCTACCGCTTCGAGGAGGCCCACGACACGACCTTCGAGCCGCGCGAGTCCGCCGCTTGTGAGGCCGCACGCAGCGATGTGGCGGAGCACATCCGGGCTGTGACCGAGGGCTGCACCGACCTACACCGCGGCGCGTACTACGGCGCGGACCTCGAGCCGATCGACTGACAGCCTGCCTGCGTCACGTCACCGGTCAGCGGGCCGCGGCGCGGGCCGCCAACAGCGACTCCACCGAGTGATGCATCGTGATGCGCCCTCGGAGCCCGATGTTGGCCACCGCCACCGCCGCGCGGACCAGGGGCGAGTGGAGCGCGATATGGACCGCTTCGAACTGCGCAAGCCTGCGCATCGACCATTCGGTCGTCACGAGGCGGCACTCGTTGGTGTACCCCATCACGGCCGTCCAATCGTGAAAGCCGCGGAGCTTTCCGTGCTGGTTGATGATTTGGTCGCCATAGGCGATGAACGCGCGCGCTTCTTCGACGCGCATGTAGCCGATGACTTCGCTCGCGAAGATTCCGGGCTGGGGCATGCTCAAGGTGACCTTGCCCTCGTCGTACTCGATGGTTTGTTCCTGCATCTCGTTCTCGGCGATCAACGTTCCGCAGCTACGGCGCGCTGGCGGCGACCGCGAGCTGCGCCGCCGCGTCGGCGGAGACGAGCACCACGTTGGATGGCAGGATCTGCGTGAGCGCGGTGTACGAGTTTTCGAGCGTGAGACCACCGTCGCTGGTCATGTAGACCCACGTGACCGAGCCGGGGGGGAGCGCGGCGAGGCGCTCGGACATGGCCTGAGCCGTGGGGTGGAAGGAGTCCCTGTCGTCCACGCCGCGCCATGAACGCGAGCGGAAGATCACCACGGCCGAGCCGTCGGAGCCGGTGATGCGCTCGTACTGCTGCTCGGCCGGCCACGCAGCGAACATATCGACCAAGTACGGGACGTTGACCGGGAAGACCCCCTGAACTTGTCCGCCCTCATGCGCGTACCGCGGGAGGAAGCTGCTGAGGGCCCCCCTCCAGTTGGTGAACCACTCCCAGTGCACGACGCTGCGTGTCCCCAGGAGCTCTGCGACGCTCTCGGTGTTGGCGACGAATTGCTCCTGCTGCTCGGGCGGCATGGACCCTGGATACGCGTAGAGGTGTCCGCTGGGCGGCAGCGCGAAGTAGTCCGAGCCCGTGGACTCCGCCGCTTCGTAGTACCACTCGAGTACGTCGGGGGCGAGCTCGGGGAGGTGGGGCGAGATCGTCCAAGTGAGGGGTGGGCACGCCGGACTTGCGCCGGCGCAGCGGTCGAGCCGCTCCTCCATCCAATCTCGCCGGGTCGACATGATGTACCGGACGTTGTCGCCGTCTCCGACGACGAAGGCCACGTAGACCTTGGTGGGATCATAGGAGACAGCCTGCGGTGCATTGTGCGGGAGCTCAGCCGCACGTCGGATCGGCGGGCGACGGCTCCCGAAGAAAGACAGGTTGGAGGTGCGCGTCGGGATCGCCCCCATGTTCGCGCTCGGGAGGCAACGGGTCTGGGCCTCGTAGAGGTAGCCCTGAACCAGCCAGGAGTCGTTGTAGCCGTACACCGGCAGCGGGGTCTCCCACCCGCTCTCGTTCACGATGCTGGACAAGAGCTCCCTCTCGGGGTTGCCGTCGATGCAGCCGTTGATGAGGAAGACCACGAACAGCTTCTGCTCGAAGACGTAGTCGATCAGGGCGACGGACATCTCGTCGGACAGGTCCGGGTTGGCCAAGTCGTCGGCGTTGCGGTTGTAACCGGGATTCAGCATGGCGAGTCCTGTCGTCTGGCCCAGGTAGTTCTCGTAGACGTGCTGAGTGGCCGACAGCTGAGTCGTCATGCCGGCGAATTCCTGCGTGGCGTCGACGATGGGATCGTCACACCGAATGGGCGACTCGTCCGCCAGCATGGGCGCACCATGGGCCGCTGCCACGGTCAAGATGCTCGGGAGGATCTCGCGCTGCTCGGCATACGAGTATCGAACGCAGCCGAAGTCGGCCACGCACTCCTGCAGAAACTCCGGCGCCTCCTGGCTACGACTGGAAGCGAGGCTCAGCGCATCGAGCCAGAGCTCGTCCTGCGGGACGACGCCATCGATGGCGGACTGGGGAACGTCCGGGTCGCTCTGGACGAAGACGGAACCCCCGAGGCGACGGTTGTACAGACCCACGCACGCGTGTGTGGCGAGCTGCGTGGCGACGGAGTCCGTGGCCCGCACGTGCACGATTCGAAACTCCTCGGCGTAGCGCGGCGAGGACGTGCAAGCCCACGCAGCGAACATGAGGCACGAGAAAGAGAGGGGAGCAAGGATGCTCTGCGGGCGTGAAAGTCGGCGG
The Sandaracinaceae bacterium genome window above contains:
- a CDS encoding HAD family hydrolase; translation: MRYPDLIFDLDDTLIDSFAPYVAAHQRVAEELRMRVPSRDELVVYLDTWERTLERMWPDTDLDPFMTRYAELTHEYEYPPIAGVLDSLGQLRERGHRLWIVTKRSRRLLALRMQQAGLAAEHFHGIFTFEDQPVTKPDPRCFEPVWQAGARPEQSLYVGDRVDDQLAASSAGVVFVAVATGPEGAVAWERIVPASHRLESAAELPAWLAEHG